Proteins from one Planctomyces sp. SH-PL62 genomic window:
- a CDS encoding DUF2171 domain-containing protein — MNHDHPDKTGASLGESTGPVGSVADIREHMEVYASCGTKVGLVDHVEGDTIKLTKRESPDGQHHRIPTSWVAKVHDHIHLTKNHKEVQSEWQPA; from the coding sequence ATGAACCACGATCATCCCGACAAGACGGGCGCTTCCCTGGGCGAGAGCACCGGACCCGTCGGCTCTGTCGCCGACATCCGCGAGCACATGGAGGTCTACGCCTCGTGCGGCACCAAGGTCGGGCTTGTCGACCACGTCGAGGGCGACACGATCAAGCTCACCAAGCGCGAGAGCCCGGACGGCCAGCACCACCGGATTCCGACCTCCTGGGTGGCCAAGGTTCACGACCACATCCACCTGACCAAGAACCATAAGGAAGTGCAGAGCGAGTGGCAGCCGGCCTGA
- a CDS encoding 2-phosphosulfolactate phosphatase has protein sequence MVSVHLLPSMMPPGALRGGVAVVIDVLRASTTIVHALTHGCAMVIPCAEIDEARRVAAGLPAGTALLGGERHGEPIAGFDLGNSPGDYTTDVCRGKTLVMTTTNGTRALLASLEAETVLVGAFVNFASTVQRLIHEERPVHLVCAGTEGRVSYEDALLAGAFASRFADLEHDLGNDEAEIARGLWERVQETVWAHERHGGRPGEEPPLVRYLKRGAGGRRVVELGLGDDVELAGTLNRTDCQTVVELARDPLRLVASD, from the coding sequence ATGGTCTCGGTGCATCTGCTTCCGTCGATGATGCCGCCCGGAGCCCTGCGCGGCGGGGTGGCGGTCGTGATCGACGTCCTTCGGGCCTCGACGACGATCGTCCACGCCCTGACGCATGGCTGCGCGATGGTGATCCCCTGCGCGGAGATCGACGAGGCCCGCCGGGTCGCGGCCGGGCTCCCCGCGGGGACGGCCCTGCTCGGCGGCGAGCGCCACGGCGAGCCCATCGCCGGCTTCGACCTGGGGAACTCGCCGGGCGATTACACGACGGACGTCTGCCGGGGCAAGACCCTGGTGATGACCACCACCAACGGCACGCGCGCCCTGCTGGCGAGCCTGGAAGCCGAGACTGTGCTGGTCGGCGCGTTCGTCAACTTCGCCTCGACCGTCCAGCGGCTGATCCACGAGGAGCGGCCCGTCCACCTGGTCTGCGCCGGGACCGAGGGGAGGGTCAGCTACGAGGACGCCCTCCTCGCCGGCGCGTTCGCCAGCCGGTTCGCCGACCTCGAGCACGACCTGGGCAACGACGAGGCCGAGATCGCCCGCGGCCTGTGGGAGCGCGTCCAGGAGACCGTCTGGGCCCACGAGCGGCACGGCGGCCGTCCCGGCGAGGAGCCCCCGCTCGTCCGCTACCTCAAGCGCGGCGCCGGCGGGCGTCGGGTCGTGGAGCTCGGCCTGGGGGACGATGTGGAACTCGCCGGCACCCTCAACCGGACCGACTGCCAGACGGTCGTCGAGCTGGCCCGCGACCCCCTGCGGCTGGTGGCCTCGGATTAA
- a CDS encoding catalase, translating to MAEQADDKARKAARYGEADVNVGAGGETHQVAGGDLPAMTTQQGIPVSDDQNSLRAGARGPTLLEDFHFREKLFHFDHERIPERVVHARGFGAHGYFENYGPLADLTRADLFQRKGEKTPAFVRFSTVAGNKGSFDLARDVRGFAVKLYTKEGNWDLVGNNIPVFFIQDAMKFPDMVHAVKQEPDRGFPQAQSAHDNFWDFVSLSPESMHMIMWIMSDRAIPRSFRFMEGFGVHTFRMVDAAGKSTFVKFHWKPKQGLQSVVWNEAVKINGADPDFHRRDLWDAIHAGDFPEWELGLQVFDEAFAEKFAFDVLDATKIIPEEELPIRPVGKLVLDRCVDNFFAETEQVAFCTQNVVPGIDFSDDPLLQGRNFSYLDTQLKRLGSPNFTHIPINAPKCPFAHFQQDGHMAMHNPKGRVNYEPNSWGVGPRESPDKGFHSFPAPVEGPKLRVRSETFADHYSQGRQFYISQTEIERTHIANALTFELSKVETPAIRSRVVSHLLNIDQALAETVAKQLRLKEMPKAADAAKPTRQDLKPSPALSIVLNGPKSFAGRKVGALVTDGVDAGLLDALANALKAEGATLKLIAPEVGGVKDSAGAWRDAHEKLEGGPSVLFDAVAILPSKEGAELLITLPSARDFVADAVAHRKFVAYVADAMPLFEKAGVAGNLDEGVIPLKAADDAKKFVEACRKLRFWDRAGAER from the coding sequence ATGGCCGAGCAGGCTGACGACAAGGCGCGCAAGGCCGCGCGTTACGGCGAGGCGGATGTGAACGTCGGCGCCGGGGGGGAGACGCACCAGGTCGCCGGGGGCGACCTCCCGGCGATGACCACGCAGCAGGGCATCCCCGTCTCCGACGACCAGAACTCGCTCCGGGCCGGTGCCCGCGGGCCGACGCTCCTGGAGGACTTCCACTTCCGCGAGAAGCTCTTCCACTTCGACCACGAACGCATCCCGGAGCGCGTCGTCCACGCCCGTGGCTTCGGCGCCCACGGCTACTTCGAGAACTACGGACCGCTGGCGGACCTCACCCGGGCCGACCTCTTCCAGCGCAAGGGCGAGAAGACGCCGGCCTTCGTCCGGTTCTCCACCGTCGCCGGCAACAAGGGGTCGTTCGACCTGGCGCGCGACGTCCGGGGCTTCGCCGTGAAGCTCTACACCAAGGAGGGGAACTGGGACCTGGTCGGCAACAACATCCCGGTCTTCTTCATCCAGGATGCGATGAAGTTCCCGGACATGGTCCACGCCGTCAAGCAGGAGCCCGACCGGGGCTTCCCCCAGGCCCAGAGCGCCCACGACAACTTCTGGGACTTCGTCTCGCTCTCCCCCGAGAGCATGCACATGATCATGTGGATCATGTCGGACCGGGCCATCCCGCGGTCGTTCCGGTTCATGGAAGGCTTCGGCGTCCACACGTTCCGCATGGTCGACGCCGCCGGGAAGTCGACGTTCGTCAAATTCCACTGGAAGCCCAAGCAGGGCCTGCAGTCGGTGGTCTGGAACGAGGCGGTGAAGATCAACGGCGCCGACCCGGACTTCCACCGCCGCGACCTCTGGGACGCCATCCACGCCGGCGACTTCCCCGAGTGGGAGTTGGGGCTCCAGGTCTTCGACGAGGCCTTCGCCGAGAAGTTCGCCTTCGACGTGCTCGACGCGACCAAGATCATCCCCGAGGAGGAACTGCCGATCCGCCCGGTGGGCAAGCTGGTTCTCGACCGCTGCGTCGACAACTTCTTCGCCGAGACCGAGCAGGTCGCCTTCTGCACCCAGAACGTCGTCCCGGGGATCGACTTCAGCGACGACCCGCTCCTCCAGGGCCGGAACTTCTCGTACCTGGACACCCAGCTCAAGCGGCTGGGGAGCCCGAACTTCACCCACATCCCGATCAACGCCCCCAAGTGCCCGTTCGCGCACTTCCAGCAGGACGGCCACATGGCCATGCACAACCCCAAGGGGAGGGTGAACTACGAGCCCAACTCGTGGGGCGTCGGCCCGCGCGAGAGCCCCGACAAGGGCTTCCACAGCTTCCCCGCGCCCGTGGAAGGCCCCAAGCTGCGGGTCCGCTCGGAGACGTTCGCCGACCACTACAGCCAGGGCCGGCAGTTCTACATCAGCCAGACCGAGATCGAGCGGACGCACATCGCCAACGCGCTGACGTTCGAGCTAAGCAAGGTGGAGACGCCGGCGATCCGCTCGCGGGTCGTCTCGCATCTGCTGAACATCGACCAGGCGCTGGCCGAGACGGTGGCCAAGCAGCTCCGCCTGAAGGAGATGCCCAAGGCGGCCGACGCGGCCAAACCGACGCGGCAGGACCTGAAGCCCTCGCCGGCCCTGAGCATCGTGCTCAACGGCCCCAAGAGCTTCGCCGGCCGCAAGGTGGGCGCGCTGGTGACCGACGGCGTCGACGCCGGCCTGCTCGACGCGTTGGCGAATGCGCTGAAGGCCGAGGGGGCGACGCTCAAGCTGATCGCGCCCGAGGTCGGCGGCGTCAAGGACTCGGCCGGCGCCTGGCGGGACGCGCACGAGAAGCTGGAGGGGGGGCCCTCGGTCCTCTTCGACGCCGTGGCGATCCTCCCCTCGAAAGAGGGGGCGGAGCTGCTGATCACGCTCCCCTCGGCCCGCGACTTCGTCGCCGACGCCGTCGCCCACCGGAAGTTCGTGGCCTACGTCGCCGACGCCATGCCGCTGTTCGAGAAGGCGGGGGTCGCCGGGAACCTCGACGAGGGTGTCATCCCCTTGAAGGCCGCCGACGACGCCAAGAAGTTCGTCGAGGCCTGCCGCAAGCTCCGGTTCTGGGACCGCGCGGGGGCCGAGCGCTGA
- the mgtA gene encoding magnesium-translocating P-type ATPase, whose amino-acid sequence MDSTTGGERPEADRPRSGEPLPPIETLLESLGTTPAGLAGVEASRRLAARPSRRREAGRGARALTLLIGQFKSPIILLLLVSAALSASLGDSTDTLIISAIVLASGLLGFRQEWVAADAVAGLLALIRIRATILRDGRPAEIPIEEVVPGDVALLNAGDLIPGDGRLLEARDLFVNEAALTGETFPVEKAAADGLFQGTDVVSGAARLLVVHTGEETEFGRISGSLRLRPPENEFEHGIRRFGYLLLELTLLLVLAIFAINVVLHRPALESFLFALAIAVGLTPQLLPAIISVNLAHGARRMARRRVIVRRLAAIESLGGMDVFCSDKTGTLTEGKVRLRATLDVEGAPSEPIGRLAYLNAALQSGYADPIDRAVVAAGGPELDGSEKLDEIPYDFVRKRLSVLVRRDGRTLMVTKGALDRVLEICTTAETASGEMVEMAAVRPGIDRLAAEYGGRGDRLLGLASRDLGPATGIERSDESGMTFRGLLVFDDPLRPEIAETLGRLAALGVATKVISGDNRLTAAHAARLAGLPTTELLTGGDLRRMSDEALIRRVGRVAVFAEVEPNQKERIILALKKAGHVVGYLGDGINDAPALHAADVGVSVADAVDVAREAAQIVLLEKDLRVLEAGVREGRRTFANTMKYVFMATSANFGNMSSMAAASLFLPFLPLLPKQVLLTNLLTDLPEMTIAGDRVDPEMVDRPRRWDLDFIRRFMFVFGAVSSAFDFLTFAVLIHLLGASPGQFRTGWFMESVVSASLIVLVVRTRRPAHRSRPARPLTLATALVAATAASIPYTPLAPLLGFEPLPARFLLALALIVGLYLASAEAVKAVFYRREAASAGRTKAR is encoded by the coding sequence ATGGATTCCACGACCGGGGGGGAGCGCCCCGAGGCCGATCGTCCGCGATCGGGCGAGCCGCTCCCGCCCATCGAGACGCTGCTGGAGTCGTTGGGGACCACGCCGGCGGGGCTCGCCGGCGTGGAGGCGTCGCGCCGGCTGGCGGCCCGGCCCTCGCGGCGGCGGGAGGCGGGGCGAGGGGCCCGGGCGTTGACGCTCCTGATCGGCCAATTCAAGAGCCCCATCATCCTGCTGCTGCTCGTCTCGGCCGCCCTCTCCGCCTCCCTCGGAGATTCGACCGACACCCTGATCATTTCGGCCATCGTGCTGGCCAGCGGCCTGCTCGGATTCCGGCAGGAGTGGGTGGCCGCCGACGCCGTGGCGGGGCTGCTCGCCCTCATCCGGATCCGGGCGACGATCCTGCGGGACGGCCGTCCCGCCGAGATCCCGATCGAGGAGGTCGTGCCGGGAGACGTGGCGCTGCTCAACGCCGGCGACCTGATCCCCGGCGACGGCCGCCTGCTGGAAGCCCGCGACCTGTTCGTGAACGAGGCGGCCCTGACCGGCGAGACCTTCCCCGTCGAGAAGGCCGCGGCCGACGGGCTGTTCCAGGGGACCGACGTCGTCAGCGGCGCGGCCCGGCTCCTGGTCGTCCACACCGGGGAGGAGACCGAGTTCGGCCGGATCTCCGGCTCGCTGCGGCTCAGGCCCCCGGAGAACGAGTTCGAGCACGGCATCCGGCGATTCGGCTACCTGCTGCTGGAACTCACGCTCCTGCTGGTCCTGGCCATCTTCGCCATCAACGTCGTTCTGCATCGGCCGGCCCTGGAATCGTTCCTCTTCGCCCTGGCGATCGCCGTCGGGCTGACCCCCCAGCTCCTGCCGGCGATCATCAGCGTCAACCTGGCCCACGGGGCGCGCCGGATGGCCCGGCGGCGGGTCATCGTCCGCCGGCTGGCCGCGATCGAGAGCCTGGGCGGGATGGACGTCTTCTGCTCGGACAAGACCGGTACACTGACCGAGGGGAAGGTCCGGCTCCGCGCGACGCTCGACGTCGAAGGCGCCCCGAGCGAGCCGATCGGCCGGCTCGCCTATCTCAACGCCGCCCTCCAGTCCGGCTACGCCGACCCGATCGACCGGGCGGTCGTCGCCGCCGGCGGCCCGGAGCTCGACGGCTCCGAGAAGCTCGACGAGATCCCCTACGACTTCGTCCGCAAGCGGCTCAGCGTGCTGGTCCGTCGCGACGGCCGCACCCTGATGGTGACGAAAGGGGCGCTCGACCGCGTCCTGGAAATCTGCACGACCGCCGAGACGGCCTCGGGCGAGATGGTGGAGATGGCCGCCGTGCGTCCCGGGATCGACCGGCTCGCCGCCGAGTACGGCGGCCGAGGCGACCGCCTCCTGGGGCTCGCGAGCCGCGACCTGGGGCCCGCGACGGGGATCGAGCGAAGCGACGAGTCGGGGATGACTTTCCGGGGCCTGCTGGTCTTCGACGACCCCCTCCGGCCGGAGATCGCCGAGACGCTCGGCCGGCTCGCAGCCCTGGGCGTCGCCACCAAGGTCATCAGCGGCGACAACCGCCTGACCGCCGCCCACGCCGCCCGCCTGGCCGGGCTGCCGACCACCGAACTCCTCACCGGGGGCGACCTGCGACGGATGAGCGACGAGGCCCTGATCCGCCGGGTCGGCAGAGTCGCCGTCTTCGCCGAGGTCGAGCCCAACCAGAAAGAGCGGATCATCCTGGCCTTGAAGAAGGCCGGCCACGTCGTCGGCTACCTCGGCGACGGCATCAACGACGCGCCGGCCCTGCACGCCGCCGACGTGGGCGTCTCGGTCGCCGACGCCGTGGACGTCGCCCGCGAGGCGGCCCAGATCGTCCTGCTGGAAAAGGACCTGAGGGTGCTGGAGGCCGGCGTCCGCGAGGGCCGCCGGACCTTCGCCAACACCATGAAGTACGTCTTCATGGCCACCAGCGCCAACTTCGGCAACATGTCCAGCATGGCCGCCGCCTCGCTGTTCCTGCCGTTTTTGCCTCTCCTTCCCAAGCAGGTCCTCCTGACGAACCTGCTCACCGACCTCCCCGAGATGACCATCGCGGGCGACCGCGTCGACCCGGAGATGGTCGACCGTCCCCGGCGCTGGGACCTGGACTTCATCCGGCGGTTCATGTTCGTCTTCGGCGCCGTCAGCTCGGCCTTCGACTTTTTGACGTTCGCGGTCCTGATCCACCTGCTGGGGGCCTCGCCGGGTCAGTTCCGCACCGGCTGGTTCATGGAGTCGGTCGTCTCGGCCTCCTTGATCGTGCTGGTGGTGCGGACTCGCCGCCCTGCCCACCGCAGCCGTCCCGCCCGGCCGCTCACGCTGGCCACCGCCCTGGTCGCCGCGACCGCCGCGTCGATCCCCTACACCCCACTGGCCCCCTTGCTCGGCTTCGAGCCGCTGCCGGCGAGGTTCCTCCTGGCCCTGGCGCTGATCGTCGGGCTCTACCTGGCGTCGGCGGAAGCCGTGAAGGCGGTCTTCTACCGCCGCGAAGCCGCGTCCGCGGGCCGTACCAAGGCCCGTTGA
- a CDS encoding PEP-CTERM sorting domain-containing protein — MPRPFSLPAACLAVCLMGATAGRCPAALIVGDPSASSSNTGSNYSVDLEVATVSANKASLTFVVSNLTPASVGGYLTAFVFNNPGAITSASLVSSSLPGMTDFYFTNNQVNAQPFGGFDFGVGLTTANQNNVFEGGGAPSNGLGIGGVATFVLSVGGTGVGSLTTSDFVNALSTGGEFFAVRFRGLNGNLSDKVPGTLGTSVGPGAVPEPASVALMGLGLVGVAVVARRRAG; from the coding sequence ATGCCCAGGCCTTTTTCCCTGCCCGCCGCCTGTCTCGCGGTCTGCTTGATGGGTGCGACCGCCGGTCGCTGCCCCGCCGCCCTGATCGTCGGCGATCCGTCCGCCAGTTCGAGCAACACGGGGTCCAACTACTCCGTCGACCTTGAGGTCGCGACCGTCAGTGCCAACAAGGCCTCGCTGACCTTCGTCGTGAGCAACTTGACGCCCGCGTCCGTCGGCGGCTACCTCACCGCGTTCGTCTTCAACAACCCGGGCGCGATCACGAGCGCCAGCCTCGTCAGCTCCTCCCTCCCCGGCATGACCGACTTCTACTTCACGAACAACCAGGTCAACGCCCAGCCGTTCGGCGGGTTCGACTTCGGCGTCGGGTTGACGACGGCGAACCAGAACAACGTCTTCGAGGGGGGAGGCGCGCCGTCCAACGGCCTGGGGATCGGCGGCGTCGCCACCTTCGTCCTCTCGGTCGGCGGGACCGGCGTGGGCAGCCTGACGACCTCGGACTTCGTGAACGCCCTGAGCACCGGCGGCGAGTTCTTCGCCGTGCGGTTCCGGGGCCTGAACGGCAACCTCAGCGACAAGGTCCCCGGGACTCTGGGGACCTCCGTGGGCCCCGGCGCCGTGCCCGAGCCGGCTTCCGTCGCCTTGATGGGCCTGGGCCTCGTGGGCGTCGCGGTCGTCGCCCGCCGCCGGGCCGGGTGA
- a CDS encoding PF20097 family protein: MTTPKCPKCSHTMDEGFILDNTQGGYTQSQWIEGAPQRSWWAGLAIRGRGKRPVATYCCGRCGFLESYAKPDESARR; the protein is encoded by the coding sequence ATGACCACGCCGAAATGTCCGAAGTGCTCGCACACGATGGACGAGGGGTTCATCCTCGACAACACGCAGGGGGGATACACCCAGTCCCAGTGGATCGAAGGGGCTCCCCAGCGTTCCTGGTGGGCGGGGCTCGCGATCAGGGGACGTGGGAAGCGGCCGGTCGCCACTTACTGTTGCGGCCGCTGCGGGTTCCTTGAATCCTATGCGAAGCCCGACGAGTCCGCGCGGCGCTGA
- a CDS encoding DUF1990 family protein — protein MSGTSIASEFRDVIYAAAGAGPLLQRDYVAVIESGPCSPEDLARLLRERFVEFGPRETAAFERSAGSGPLRIGDEMSIRIGGVMPCRVRVVQADDLVLTLRTLCGHPEAGRISFKAGRDDQGRLTFHIRSRARSGGLLHYLGFLVLGRTMQARCWIRFIGRLAETCGGRLSGPVRVRTSTVPMTPHDGEGPERSTFDDEG, from the coding sequence ATGAGCGGAACCTCGATCGCGTCGGAATTCCGGGATGTCATCTATGCGGCGGCCGGGGCCGGCCCGCTGCTCCAGCGCGATTACGTCGCGGTGATCGAGTCCGGGCCCTGTTCTCCGGAGGACCTCGCACGGCTCCTCCGCGAGCGTTTCGTGGAATTCGGCCCGCGCGAGACCGCCGCGTTCGAGCGGTCCGCAGGCTCCGGCCCCTTGCGGATCGGCGATGAGATGTCCATCCGGATCGGTGGGGTGATGCCCTGTCGCGTCCGCGTCGTCCAGGCGGACGACCTCGTCCTCACGCTCCGCACCCTTTGCGGCCATCCGGAGGCCGGTCGGATCAGCTTCAAGGCGGGGCGTGACGACCAGGGACGGCTGACCTTCCACATCCGCAGCCGCGCCCGGTCCGGCGGGCTGCTCCACTACCTCGGCTTCCTGGTGCTGGGACGGACGATGCAGGCCCGTTGCTGGATCCGATTCATCGGTCGACTCGCCGAGACCTGCGGAGGCCGCCTGTCCGGGCCCGTCCGCGTGCGAACCTCCACGGTGCCGATGACCCCGCACGACGGCGAGGGGCCCGAGCGCTCCACCTTCGACGACGAGGGCTGA
- a CDS encoding aldo/keto reductase, with the protein MDVSRRQFIQAAAGAAVVPALGAADAPRLPTRPFGKTGMQVSILGFGSGSRFLMYDEDRALEALTRALDLGISYIDTAHSYGDGKSEERIGRILPEWRDRVTVATKLGARTGDEAKRQLELSLKRLRTDRLDVVHIHALSGPEDLARIEAPDGVLKALHQARDQKIVRAVGITCHAAPAALKTALERHDFDATQMALNAATARMADAKGGMKATPMAEGGFEALALPVAVRKEMGIIAMKVFAQEQILDAAPVEKLLAYSLSLPVSLASLGMPKLEFIDRNVELARTFVPMPADERERLSDSITAERKAAVLDFFRDHRDA; encoded by the coding sequence ATGGACGTTTCCCGACGCCAGTTCATCCAGGCCGCGGCGGGCGCCGCGGTCGTCCCCGCCCTCGGCGCGGCCGACGCCCCCAGGCTGCCGACCCGTCCCTTCGGCAAGACCGGGATGCAGGTCTCGATCCTCGGATTCGGCTCCGGGAGCCGGTTCCTGATGTACGACGAGGACCGGGCGCTGGAGGCCCTGACGCGGGCCCTCGACCTGGGGATCTCCTACATCGACACGGCCCACAGCTACGGCGACGGCAAGAGCGAGGAACGCATCGGTCGGATCCTGCCGGAGTGGCGAGATCGGGTCACGGTGGCGACGAAGCTCGGGGCCCGCACCGGGGACGAAGCGAAACGGCAGCTTGAACTGAGCCTCAAGCGGCTGCGGACCGACCGCCTCGACGTCGTCCACATCCACGCCCTCTCCGGGCCGGAGGACCTCGCCAGGATCGAGGCGCCCGACGGCGTGCTGAAGGCGCTCCACCAGGCCCGCGATCAGAAGATCGTCCGCGCCGTGGGGATCACCTGCCACGCCGCGCCGGCCGCCCTGAAGACGGCGCTGGAGCGTCACGACTTCGACGCGACCCAGATGGCCCTCAACGCCGCGACGGCCCGCATGGCCGACGCCAAGGGGGGGATGAAGGCGACGCCGATGGCCGAGGGAGGCTTCGAGGCGCTCGCCCTCCCCGTCGCCGTCCGCAAGGAGATGGGGATCATCGCCATGAAAGTCTTCGCCCAGGAGCAGATCCTCGACGCCGCCCCGGTCGAGAAGCTGCTGGCCTACTCGCTTTCGCTCCCCGTCAGCCTGGCGAGCCTGGGGATGCCCAAGCTCGAATTCATCGACCGCAACGTCGAGCTCGCCCGCACCTTCGTCCCCATGCCGGCCGACGAGCGCGAACGCCTCAGCGACTCCATCACCGCCGAGCGCAAGGCCGCCGTCCTCGACTTCTTCCGCGACCACCGGGACGCCTGA
- a CDS encoding DUF1990 family protein — MALFRIGRGWSESEMRGYLEALKDRAVNFDTPIDEMVAENGWTVDGGEDEIGVEPPGPPIPDGVFARARQAIINYDFSDPSIVVGHFDPDTPPPGRDMLLELKVLGLRFLCGVRVHSVRDETTDRFSYFGFRYDTLEGHVERGFEWFLMTKDHETGRVHFKIEAHWRMGAFPNVWSRVGFQLIGEHYRSLWRRRAPERLREVARKPAAKPVAAPGRLAHRGDEEAARTTPEAGR; from the coding sequence ATGGCCCTGTTCCGGATCGGCAGGGGATGGAGCGAATCCGAGATGCGCGGCTACCTGGAGGCGCTCAAGGACCGCGCGGTCAACTTCGATACGCCCATCGATGAGATGGTCGCGGAGAACGGCTGGACCGTCGACGGCGGCGAAGACGAGATCGGCGTCGAGCCCCCCGGCCCGCCGATCCCCGACGGGGTCTTCGCCCGCGCCCGGCAGGCGATCATCAATTACGACTTCTCCGATCCGAGCATCGTCGTGGGCCACTTCGACCCCGACACGCCCCCCCCGGGCCGCGACATGCTGCTGGAGCTGAAGGTCCTGGGGCTCCGGTTCCTCTGCGGCGTCCGCGTCCACAGCGTGCGCGACGAGACGACCGACCGGTTCAGCTATTTCGGGTTCCGGTACGACACCCTCGAAGGCCACGTCGAGAGGGGATTCGAATGGTTCCTCATGACCAAGGACCATGAAACCGGCCGGGTCCATTTCAAGATCGAGGCCCACTGGCGCATGGGCGCGTTTCCCAACGTCTGGAGCCGGGTCGGGTTCCAGTTGATCGGCGAGCATTATCGCTCGCTCTGGCGTCGGCGCGCGCCCGAGCGGCTCCGGGAAGTCGCCCGCAAGCCGGCGGCCAAGCCCGTCGCCGCGCCGGGCCGGCTCGCCCATCGCGGCGACGAGGAGGCGGCGCGGACGACCCCCGAGGCCGGCCGTTGA